The genomic DNA GCGACCTCGACCATGACGATCCCTTCGTCGCGGCGATCAACGCGCGGCTCGACGCCTTTGCCGGCATCGCCACGGCGCATGGCGAACCGATCCAGGGCCAGCGTTATGCCGTCGGGCAGGAATTCAAGGCGCATACCGACTATTTCGATCCCAAGGGCACCGACTATCCCCAATATTGCGGCGTCGCCGGCAACCGCACCTGGACGCTGATGATCTATCTGAACGAACCGGCGGCGGGCGGCGCGACTCGGTTCACGAAGATCGGCAAGACGGTGCAGCCCGAAGCCGGCAAGCTGCTCGCCTGGAACAATCGCCTGCCCGACGGCCGGCCCAATCCCGCGAGCATCCATCATGGCATGAAGGTGCGCAGCGGCGTGAAGCATGTCATCACCAAATGGTATCGCGAACGCCCCTGGGGTTAAGGCCGCCAAAAACCCCGCAGATCCGCGAAATTCTCCTGCGCCCTGGCCGCTGCGGCGAGCAGAGCCTCCCGCTCGACCGGCGAAAAATTGGCGGTCAT from Sphingobium sp. CAP-1 includes the following:
- a CDS encoding prolyl hydroxylase family protein, which encodes MPPTAAIAAPAAIDGDPAWIGAHPRIQRVPSKELTLFIQRGFLSVGECAALVERIDAQRRPSTIADANGDHYFRTSETCDLDHDDPFVAAINARLDAFAGIATAHGEPIQGQRYAVGQEFKAHTDYFDPKGTDYPQYCGVAGNRTWTLMIYLNEPAAGGATRFTKIGKTVQPEAGKLLAWNNRLPDGRPNPASIHHGMKVRSGVKHVITKWYRERPWG